From the genome of Thermodesulfobacteriota bacterium, one region includes:
- the rfaE1 gene encoding D-glycero-beta-D-manno-heptose-7-phosphate kinase → MTGLDKEKLKEAVNHFHAVKIMVIGDVMMDEFIWGKVSRISPEAPIPVVDVRDESRMLGGAGNVVHNICSLGARASLCAVVGRDEMGRRVVRELRKLGCPAEGIVVEESRPTTVKTRIVAHGQQVVRFDRENRGKIAEESIENILSCVRDSLTDTSAVIISDYAKGVVCPKLMDGLRPLLSKNKVIWAVDPKVRDMRLFKGVTIFTPNQLEAESITGIRIDSDESLARAGEKLRKLVQCKAVLVTRGEAGMALIEKGQGMYFIPTVAKEVYDVTGAGDTVIATMTMGLAAGLTLREAATLANFAAGIVVGKIGTATVRAVELINAIELLSRQQAE, encoded by the coding sequence ATGACAGGCCTTGATAAAGAAAAATTGAAGGAAGCCGTTAACCATTTTCACGCCGTAAAGATCATGGTCATCGGCGATGTCATGATGGACGAGTTTATATGGGGCAAGGTATCCCGCATCTCTCCTGAGGCGCCGATACCGGTGGTTGATGTAAGGGATGAGTCCCGGATGCTGGGAGGGGCGGGAAACGTAGTGCACAATATCTGCTCGCTCGGCGCACGGGCCTCTCTTTGTGCGGTCGTAGGCAGGGATGAGATGGGACGCCGCGTGGTCAGAGAACTACGGAAGCTTGGCTGTCCCGCCGAGGGCATCGTGGTTGAGGAATCAAGGCCGACTACCGTCAAAACACGTATCGTAGCCCATGGACAGCAGGTAGTGCGTTTTGACCGGGAGAACCGGGGCAAAATAGCAGAAGAGAGTATCGAAAATATTTTATCCTGTGTCCGCGACAGCCTCACCGATACCTCTGCCGTTATAATTTCAGATTACGCCAAGGGAGTGGTTTGTCCGAAGTTGATGGATGGCTTAAGGCCCCTTCTGTCCAAAAATAAGGTTATCTGGGCCGTAGATCCCAAGGTGCGGGATATGCGCCTCTTCAAGGGGGTGACTATTTTTACCCCGAACCAGCTTGAGGCGGAAAGCATAACGGGTATTAGAATTGATTCAGACGAATCACTGGCCCGGGCCGGGGAAAAACTGAGGAAGCTGGTCCAATGCAAGGCCGTCCTCGTTACTCGTGGAGAGGCCGGCATGGCGCTTATCGAGAAAGGGCAGGGAATGTATTTCATCCCCACGGTGGCCAAAGAGGTTTATGATGTCACGGGGGCTGGGGACACGGTGATTGCTACTATGACCATGGGACTTGCTGCCGGCCTTACCCTGCGCGAGGCAGCCACCCTGGCCAATTTTGCCGCCGGCATCGTGGTAGGAAAAATTGGCACGGCTACTGTACGGGCGGTGGAATTAATAAATGCCATTGAGCTACTCAGCCGTCAGCAGGCTGAGTAG
- a CDS encoding DUF4416 family protein, translating into MSKPKPSPPAKLLVSIIAKDEALINETIKDLADRWGDVDFISEVLPFDQTDYYNTELGAPLVRRFAAFEKLIDPYLLPDLKHETNAAEMEGALEGRRQVNIDPGYIVAERLILATGKNYTHRIYLGKGIYGDLTLIYSKGEFQTLPWTYPDYASQKVRTIMEQIRRKYLFQLK; encoded by the coding sequence ATGAGCAAGCCAAAACCTTCCCCTCCAGCCAAACTTTTGGTGAGCATTATAGCTAAGGACGAAGCCTTGATTAATGAGACTATAAAGGACTTGGCCGACCGATGGGGCGATGTGGACTTTATAAGCGAAGTTTTGCCCTTTGATCAGACGGATTATTATAACACAGAGCTGGGCGCTCCTCTTGTGCGGCGGTTTGCCGCCTTTGAAAAGCTGATAGACCCTTATCTCCTGCCAGACCTTAAACATGAGACCAATGCCGCGGAGATGGAAGGGGCCCTGGAAGGCAGGCGACAGGTAAATATTGATCCGGGGTACATAGTGGCCGAAAGGTTGATTCTGGCCACGGGTAAGAACTATACCCATCGTATTTACCTGGGCAAGGGGATTTATGGTGATCTCACCCTCATCTACAGTAAGGGCGAGTTCCAGACCCTGCCCTGGACATATCCGGATTATGCCAGTCAGAAGGTGAGGACGATCATGGAACAAATCCGGCGAAAATATCTTTTTCAGTTAAAATAG
- a CDS encoding YicC/YloC family endoribonuclease: MLKSMTAFGRANGELPCGLLTIEMKSVNHRYLDISLRLPKKYTLIEERIRKKIASQFSRGRIEIMLQVNGDATRVQNLELDTGLATAYHKILGRLKEQFDLKGEIELSLMASLKDIILIKEEEIDVEKDWKIIELILVEGMSSMEQMRIEEGRALHADLIKRLDLLSSLVNDIQNRIPEVIKVCRDKLQERIKTLLEDIEVDPMRLAQEVAIMADRADVTEELVRIRSHFDQFRGLTDTDGAIGRKLDFLIQEMHREANTMGSKAGDAFISHKVVDIKCELEKMREQVQNVE; this comes from the coding sequence GTGCTTAAAAGTATGACGGCCTTTGGCCGGGCCAATGGTGAACTGCCGTGCGGACTACTGACTATCGAAATGAAGTCGGTAAACCATAGATATTTAGATATCAGTTTACGGCTCCCCAAAAAATACACACTCATCGAAGAACGGATCAGGAAAAAGATAGCCTCACAATTTTCCCGGGGCAGAATAGAAATTATGCTCCAGGTTAATGGCGACGCGACAAGGGTACAGAACCTCGAGTTGGACACGGGATTGGCTACTGCCTATCACAAGATTCTAGGCCGCCTGAAGGAGCAATTCGACCTTAAGGGGGAGATAGAACTCTCCCTTATGGCTTCCCTTAAGGATATTATTTTGATAAAAGAGGAAGAGATAGACGTGGAAAAAGATTGGAAGATTATAGAACTAATCCTTGTCGAAGGTATGAGTTCTATGGAACAAATGAGGATAGAGGAGGGTAGGGCGCTTCATGCCGATCTTATAAAACGACTTGACCTCCTTTCTTCTTTGGTTAATGATATACAGAATCGCATCCCTGAGGTAATAAAGGTGTGCAGGGACAAGCTGCAGGAGAGAATTAAAACCCTTTTAGAGGATATAGAGGTTGACCCAATGCGTCTTGCCCAGGAGGTAGCCATTATGGCGGACCGTGCTGACGTGACCGAGGAACTGGTCCGTATAAGAAGTCATTTCGATCAATTCAGGGGATTAACGGATACCGATGGAGCTATAGGCAGAAAACTTGATTTCCTTATCCAGGAAATGCACCGTGAGGCCAATACCATGGGTTCAAAGGCCGGAGATGCGTTTATTTCCCATAAGGTTGTGGATATCAAATGTGAACTGGAAAAGATGCGGGAACAGGTGCAAAATGTAGAGTAA
- a CDS encoding DUF370 domain-containing protein, which translates to MESRLLNIGFGNSVVMDRIIAIVNPSSAPMKRLKEEAKGSKLLIDATQGRRTRSIIVTDSNHIILSAIQAETIAQRFTSDIYKEEEVKEK; encoded by the coding sequence ATAGAGTCAAGATTGCTTAATATAGGTTTTGGCAATTCCGTGGTGATGGACAGGATAATCGCCATTGTCAACCCAAGTTCAGCGCCGATGAAGAGATTAAAGGAAGAGGCCAAAGGAAGTAAGCTGCTGATTGATGCTACCCAAGGGAGGAGGACGCGTTCTATTATCGTTACGGACAGCAACCATATTATCCTCTCCGCAATCCAGGCCGAGACTATTGCCCAGCGTTTTACGAGCGATATTTACAAGGAAGAAGAGGTGAAAGAAAAATAG
- the gmk gene encoding guanylate kinase: MFVISAPSGAGKTTVCHRVLESIPDLAYSISHTTRPPRYGEKDGVDYFFVSEDEFLRMRERKDFLEWALVHNNYYGTAKRQISECRGSGKDILLDIDVQGARQVRDQLSEAILIFILPPSWEVLEERLRKRQSDDEEALKLRMANARREVRAVREYDYVIINDDLDEAVHNFTAIVQAERCRRSRIIPSLNWLSISV; this comes from the coding sequence TTGTTCGTAATTTCTGCGCCTTCCGGGGCCGGAAAGACCACGGTATGCCATCGGGTCCTGGAGTCTATACCGGATCTGGCCTATTCTATCTCACATACCACCCGTCCGCCGCGTTACGGCGAAAAGGACGGGGTTGATTATTTCTTTGTCTCCGAAGATGAATTTCTTCGCATGAGGGAACGCAAAGATTTTCTGGAGTGGGCCCTTGTACATAACAACTACTATGGAACGGCTAAAAGACAGATAAGTGAATGTCGGGGATCAGGGAAAGACATCCTACTGGACATAGATGTCCAGGGCGCAAGGCAGGTACGGGATCAACTATCTGAGGCCATACTCATATTTATTTTGCCTCCCTCCTGGGAGGTTCTGGAGGAACGGCTCAGGAAAAGACAGAGCGATGACGAAGAGGCCTTAAAACTGCGCATGGCCAATGCCCGCAGAGAGGTAAGGGCTGTCCGGGAATATGATTACGTTATCATAAATGATGACCTGGACGAGGCAGTTCATAATTTTACAGCTATAGTCCAGGCCGAACGTTGCCGCCGCTCCCGCATCATTCCTTCACTTAACTGGTTGTCAATCAGCGTATAG
- the rlmB gene encoding 23S rRNA (guanosine(2251)-2'-O)-methyltransferase RlmB: MMPDLIWGIHPVQEKLKNNPELVQKILVKYGGQGKARQAIIYLARSLSVSVQFEKEEVLEHIVGHSHHQGIVAYIQEVSYKTLEDILSYVATTTYGLILVLDGIVDPQNLGSLIRSGHAAGVQGIVIPKDRSAQVTGTVEKVAAGALTYVPVARVTNIVRALERLKEAGYWVIGTAAEADKTIYETDLKTNVALVIGSEAKGMRPLVRRHCDLMVSVPMLGKVSSLNAAVAGAVVLFEILRQRTTDV; this comes from the coding sequence ATGATGCCTGATCTGATATGGGGAATACACCCGGTCCAAGAAAAGCTCAAAAACAATCCGGAATTAGTCCAAAAGATCCTGGTTAAGTACGGCGGTCAGGGAAAGGCCAGGCAGGCCATCATATATCTGGCCCGTTCGCTGTCAGTTAGCGTACAGTTTGAGAAGGAAGAGGTACTGGAACACATTGTCGGCCATAGCCATCATCAGGGTATAGTCGCATATATTCAAGAAGTTAGTTACAAAACCTTAGAAGATATATTAAGTTATGTCGCTACTACGACATACGGACTGATATTGGTGTTGGACGGGATAGTTGATCCCCAGAACCTTGGCTCATTAATAAGAAGCGGACACGCTGCCGGGGTTCAGGGCATTGTAATTCCTAAGGACCGGTCTGCACAGGTCACCGGGACAGTAGAAAAGGTGGCCGCCGGCGCGCTCACTTATGTACCTGTGGCTAGGGTTACAAATATTGTAAGGGCACTCGAGAGATTAAAAGAGGCCGGATATTGGGTTATCGGCACGGCCGCGGAGGCCGATAAGACGATTTATGAGACCGATCTTAAAACTAATGTGGCCTTGGTTATCGGCAGCGAGGCAAAAGGCATGCGTCCTTTGGTCAGAAGGCATTGTGATCTAATGGTCTCTGTCCCCATGTTAGGGAAGGTCTCTTCCCTTAATGCCGCGGTGGCCGGAGCCGTGGTTCTCTTTGAGATACTGCGGCAGCGGACAACGGATGTCTGA
- a CDS encoding tetratricopeptide repeat protein, with protein MRTKRFWFSLVAVMMLICVGCSTPEEKKAKHYKKGMELVKENKLDEAIIEFKNALQIDPKYVDGHHKLGLAYLKKGNLRGAFGELSRTAELNPELYDAQIKLGNLYMLGRKLPEAKEKAALVLKKEPDNIDALYLSGNILLAEGKPDETIATLNKIIALDPKQSPAYILLARIYAGQKKLDLAEEYLKKAMAADEKAPGPRLTLADFYARTGRIDQAEAELKKIISLNPKKADYYIILGNFYIATRRPAEAEGTFKKASQLDPKDPKPFMVLGRYYALQNKFEPALAEFKKASEAKADDLNIKNAIAMLYYDFGKIKEAEKELEDILDENEKNTPARVLKGRIYLKKRDFTDALTEFDGILKEEPRLQDVRYYKALAHIGKGETQLAKNSLVEVVKQSPGLTKARLLLAEIYLGERAVDAAQKELQEVIKVQPGNLQARLLLGDSYMGQKKVKEAQKEYQEAKNIAPKSPAGYYRLGIAYRVMGQNNPALNEFEDALKLNPHLIDALSQVVSIHVAGRDIKKAITRAEEQLKRSPNNPFIYNLLGNLHLADQKVDLAEVNYKKAISISPDFVSPYMALGRLYAATKRTDKAVAEFQEAIKRNPKAITARMSLGVLYESQGKYEAAQKEYREILKTNPKFSPAANNLACNLTEHGGNIDEALTLAQMAKEQNPEDPGIADTLGWIYYKKNIVDRAIREFEDAIKKIPNHPSIHYHLGMAYLKKGDKTKAKAELAKALSISRAFPEAREAEKALAGIK; from the coding sequence ATGAGGACAAAAAGGTTTTGGTTTTCCCTGGTTGCAGTAATGATGCTGATTTGTGTCGGTTGCAGCACTCCAGAGGAAAAGAAGGCCAAACATTATAAAAAGGGCATGGAGTTGGTTAAGGAAAATAAGCTGGATGAGGCCATTATTGAGTTTAAAAATGCCCTTCAGATCGATCCCAAATATGTGGATGGGCACCATAAATTAGGCCTTGCTTATCTCAAAAAGGGGAATCTAAGGGGTGCATTTGGAGAACTAAGCCGAACGGCGGAACTTAATCCTGAGCTATACGATGCCCAGATTAAACTTGGAAATCTATACATGTTAGGCCGAAAGCTACCGGAGGCAAAAGAAAAGGCCGCCTTAGTCTTAAAAAAAGAGCCTGACAATATTGATGCCCTCTATCTGTCAGGCAACATTCTATTGGCAGAAGGTAAACCCGACGAAACTATTGCCACCCTGAATAAAATTATTGCTCTCGATCCTAAACAGTCCCCGGCCTACATATTACTGGCCAGGATTTATGCAGGGCAGAAGAAATTAGATCTCGCGGAGGAATACCTTAAAAAGGCAATGGCGGCAGATGAGAAGGCGCCCGGCCCCCGGCTCACGCTGGCTGATTTTTATGCCCGTACCGGACGGATTGACCAGGCAGAAGCCGAATTGAAAAAGATCATCTCCTTAAACCCCAAAAAAGCAGACTATTACATTATACTGGGCAATTTCTATATAGCAACACGCAGGCCGGCAGAGGCTGAGGGTACCTTTAAAAAGGCCTCGCAGCTCGATCCCAAAGACCCAAAGCCTTTTATGGTCCTGGGGCGATATTATGCCTTACAGAATAAGTTTGAACCGGCCCTTGCCGAGTTCAAAAAGGCTTCGGAGGCCAAAGCTGATGATTTGAATATCAAAAATGCCATAGCCATGCTCTATTATGACTTCGGAAAGATAAAAGAGGCCGAAAAAGAACTGGAAGATATCCTTGACGAAAACGAAAAGAACACCCCGGCCCGGGTACTTAAGGGCCGGATTTATCTCAAGAAGAGAGATTTTACCGACGCCCTGACCGAATTTGATGGGATTCTTAAAGAGGAGCCGCGTCTTCAGGACGTCCGCTATTATAAGGCCCTGGCCCATATCGGGAAAGGTGAGACCCAGCTCGCTAAAAACAGCTTGGTCGAGGTCGTTAAGCAGTCGCCGGGCCTCACAAAGGCAAGATTGCTGCTGGCCGAGATCTATCTGGGAGAACGGGCCGTTGACGCCGCACAAAAGGAACTGCAGGAAGTAATTAAGGTTCAGCCCGGAAATCTCCAGGCCAGGCTCCTCCTTGGAGACAGTTATATGGGGCAAAAAAAGGTCAAGGAGGCGCAAAAGGAATATCAGGAGGCCAAGAACATAGCTCCCAAGTCACCGGCAGGTTATTATCGTCTGGGTATAGCTTACCGTGTGATGGGCCAGAATAATCCGGCGTTAAATGAGTTTGAAGACGCCTTAAAGTTAAATCCCCATCTTATTGATGCCTTGAGCCAGGTGGTTTCTATTCACGTGGCGGGGAGAGATATAAAAAAGGCCATAACGCGGGCGGAAGAACAGCTTAAACGTTCCCCCAACAATCCTTTTATCTATAACCTGCTCGGCAATCTCCACTTGGCGGATCAGAAGGTTGATCTTGCGGAAGTAAACTACAAGAAGGCAATCAGTATCAGTCCTGACTTTGTCTCTCCGTATATGGCCCTGGGCAGGCTGTATGCAGCCACAAAACGCACGGATAAGGCCGTGGCAGAGTTTCAGGAGGCCATAAAAAGGAATCCAAAGGCTATAACCGCACGCATGAGTCTGGGGGTCTTATATGAATCCCAGGGTAAATACGAGGCTGCCCAAAAAGAATATCGGGAAATCTTAAAAACCAATCCGAAATTTTCCCCGGCGGCAAATAACCTGGCCTGTAACCTGACGGAACATGGCGGAAACATAGACGAAGCCCTTACCCTGGCCCAAATGGCCAAGGAACAGAACCCTGAAGACCCGGGCATCGCTGATACCCTGGGATGGATCTACTATAAGAAAAACATTGTTGACAGGGCTATAAGAGAGTTTGAAGATGCCATTAAAAAGATTCCTAATCATCCTAGCATCCATTATCACTTAGGCATGGCCTATCTAAAGAAAGGAGATAAGACTAAGGCTAAGGCAGAGTTGGCCAAGGCCCTCAGTATAAGTCGTGCCTTCCCGGAGGCTAGAGAGGCGGAAAAGGCCCTGGCAGGCATAAAATAA
- the rtcA gene encoding RNA 3'-terminal phosphate cyclase has translation MIEIDGSYGEGGGQILRTALSLSCLLQKPFRIYNIRANRKNSGLRPQHLAGVRAAKAISQAAVDGATIGSTTLAFRPVTLKGGKYLFDVAEERGSAGSVSLVFQTISLPLAFAGEPSDVTIKGGTHVPWSPPFHYLAGVFIPTIEGMGMVVDAHLERWGWYPMGEGIVHFSIKPVTRLKGISKTDKLQPEEVTAISAASNLPEHIITRQKRQLFKRIFEDTPRRAAEGITASCEEITAPSIGQGTFVFLRVRGGDSYAGFSALGARGKRAEEVADEAAALFLSFLDSQAAVDRHLADQLIPYMALADGKSKIFTAEITLHLMTNIWVVEQFTQARFHAEGKLGNPGIVTCLPELRAKS, from the coding sequence ATGATCGAAATCGATGGCTCTTATGGAGAGGGAGGCGGGCAGATATTACGGACCGCTCTAAGTCTATCCTGTCTCCTCCAGAAGCCCTTCCGCATCTATAACATCCGCGCTAACAGAAAAAATTCCGGTCTGCGCCCGCAGCATCTGGCCGGTGTAAGGGCAGCAAAGGCGATCAGCCAGGCAGCAGTTGACGGCGCTACCATCGGTTCAACCACCCTCGCCTTTCGGCCTGTTACACTAAAAGGCGGCAAATATCTCTTTGATGTGGCCGAAGAAAGAGGAAGCGCCGGATCCGTCTCTCTGGTCTTTCAAACCATATCACTTCCATTAGCTTTTGCAGGCGAGCCTTCCGATGTGACCATAAAAGGCGGTACTCATGTGCCCTGGAGTCCGCCCTTTCACTACCTGGCCGGAGTATTTATCCCTACTATAGAGGGAATGGGCATGGTGGTAGATGCCCATCTTGAACGATGGGGTTGGTATCCTATGGGCGAAGGCATCGTCCATTTCTCCATAAAGCCGGTTACCCGGCTGAAGGGCATATCTAAAACCGACAAGCTGCAACCCGAAGAGGTGACCGCAATATCAGCAGCTTCCAATCTGCCGGAGCACATCATAACCCGACAAAAGAGACAATTGTTTAAGAGAATTTTCGAAGATACGCCGCGGCGTGCCGCTGAGGGGATAACAGCCTCCTGTGAAGAGATTACGGCGCCTTCTATTGGTCAGGGGACTTTTGTGTTCTTAAGGGTTCGGGGAGGCGATTCCTATGCCGGTTTTTCGGCCTTAGGGGCCAGAGGGAAACGGGCGGAGGAAGTAGCCGATGAGGCTGCCGCTCTATTCCTCTCCTTTTTGGATAGTCAGGCGGCCGTAGATAGACACCTGGCCGATCAGCTCATTCCCTATATGGCCTTGGCTGATGGGAAAAGCAAAATATTTACCGCGGAGATAACCTTACACCTCATGACCAATATATGGGTTGTTGAACAGTTTACCCAGGCCAGATTCCATGCAGAAGGCAAGCTTGGCAACCCTGGCATCGTAACATGCCTTCCAGAATTAAGAGCTAAAAGCTGA
- a CDS encoding PilZ domain-containing protein: MHLDGERRRHFRIPLRLPVRHRVAGRDFEDSIALDIHQNGVFILSEELPDVGTAINLNFTIPETDQLVRVKGDVRWVIDRQPNHESGMGVKFEKPVSFVMPIKLVSQYMDNNLAAFVDYARHPFYPEIQQLKNLNNHVINSVNNGVIILDEEFVIRNYNPKQCAAFIPEKQKVIGRPIWEVNKLFNLRYQEKTFKDILQEVLGGKSYRIKNVSYEPPLKESNNNYLDLELRSVIEASGAVSGIIIVIQDVSKERQWSLREKELESLLIEQSRHSSVGLIIKGLLNNMVNPLSSIQGRLELLNLEMQAGKNNLADSSHSAQGIDKLDKYIEGLRMIGHNVQILSDLCRNFMTRIKKEQDTMPRLLNLNDIIMNEIMFLEANQKFRYEINKKLALAKDLPFIWGAYIDFSQLIFNLLDYCIKAMNLSDKKELFISTGFENNMICLDIRHSGTASMQAPQNNFLLCLLNLLRKKYNFDLSVQEQYSNTIFSLRIPVSEN; this comes from the coding sequence ATGCACTTAGATGGTGAAAGAAGAAGACATTTTCGTATCCCGTTACGGCTTCCCGTCCGTCACCGTGTTGCCGGCAGAGATTTTGAAGACAGTATTGCCTTAGATATTCATCAAAACGGGGTATTTATTCTATCGGAAGAACTACCGGACGTTGGAACCGCCATAAATCTGAATTTTACCATTCCGGAAACGGACCAGTTAGTCAGAGTCAAAGGCGACGTACGCTGGGTCATTGATCGTCAACCCAATCATGAATCCGGTATGGGCGTTAAATTTGAAAAACCCGTATCCTTTGTAATGCCCATAAAATTAGTCTCACAATATATGGATAATAACCTGGCGGCATTTGTTGATTATGCCCGGCATCCATTTTACCCTGAGATTCAACAACTCAAAAATCTGAACAACCACGTCATTAACTCGGTAAATAATGGGGTTATTATATTAGACGAGGAATTTGTAATCAGAAATTACAATCCAAAGCAATGTGCTGCATTCATACCGGAAAAGCAAAAAGTAATCGGCCGACCCATCTGGGAGGTGAACAAGCTATTTAATTTACGGTATCAGGAAAAGACATTTAAAGACATATTGCAGGAAGTCTTGGGTGGTAAGAGCTATAGAATTAAAAATGTTTCTTATGAACCACCTCTAAAAGAATCAAATAATAACTATTTAGACTTAGAACTAAGGTCTGTTATTGAAGCTAGTGGAGCTGTTTCAGGTATAATAATCGTAATCCAGGACGTTTCAAAGGAAAGGCAATGGTCCTTACGGGAAAAAGAGCTTGAATCACTCCTTATTGAACAATCCAGACATTCTTCCGTCGGGTTAATAATAAAAGGGTTATTGAATAATATGGTTAACCCCCTTTCTTCCATACAAGGCAGACTTGAACTGTTAAATCTCGAGATGCAAGCCGGTAAAAATAACTTGGCAGATTCTTCTCATAGCGCTCAAGGGATAGACAAACTTGATAAGTATATAGAAGGGCTGAGGATGATCGGTCATAATGTACAAATCCTCTCTGATCTATGTCGTAATTTCATGACCAGGATAAAGAAAGAGCAGGACACGATGCCCCGGCTTCTTAATCTGAATGATATTATTATGAACGAGATTATGTTCCTGGAAGCAAACCAGAAATTCAGGTATGAAATTAACAAAAAGTTGGCCCTGGCAAAAGACCTTCCCTTTATATGGGGGGCTTATATCGATTTTTCACAACTTATTTTCAATCTCTTAGACTATTGCATCAAGGCCATGAACCTTTCTGATAAAAAGGAGCTTTTTATTTCCACCGGATTTGAAAATAATATGATTTGTCTGGATATAAGACATTCGGGTACGGCCTCAATGCAAGCACCACAAAACAATTTTCTGCTATGCCTTCTTAATCTTTTAAGAAAAAAATACAATTTCGACCTATCCGTCCAGGAACAATATAGCAACACCATATTTTCTTTACGTATCCCGGTTTCTGAAAATTAA
- a CDS encoding sigma-54 dependent transcriptional regulator, protein MDIMDMIVGESEPIKRIKELIKQIVDTDLTVVIYGESGVGKELVARSLHFQSHRKDFPFVKVNCAALPSELLESELFGYEKGAFTGADGLKPGKFEQANDGTIFLDEIGDMPLTLQSKLLQVLQDGEFSRIGGKKDVKVNTWVVSATNHNLENEVKRGLFREDLFYRLNIIKILVPPLRDRKEDIPILFEHFLSRYGEQFNPDFVLDKEVLDVFSSYHWPGNVREMENYIKRLLVLNDWEQLKEEILDKIHAAPTRRDIAIAAPDVKAKEKISRDVLEKLIDLGEEKERIISLPSLKEIKKQALLKIEKEVIEEVLKRTNWNKKMAARHLKISYKALLYKIKEADIKKPPDLDKERK, encoded by the coding sequence ATGGATATTATGGATATGATAGTTGGTGAAAGTGAGCCAATTAAAAGAATAAAAGAGCTTATTAAGCAAATAGTCGATACTGATCTGACGGTTGTAATTTACGGAGAAAGCGGTGTCGGCAAGGAATTAGTTGCCCGGTCCTTGCATTTCCAGTCCCACCGCAAGGATTTCCCCTTTGTTAAGGTCAATTGTGCCGCCCTCCCCTCCGAGCTCCTGGAAAGTGAATTGTTTGGCTATGAAAAAGGCGCCTTTACCGGGGCTGACGGACTGAAACCTGGTAAATTTGAACAGGCAAATGACGGCACCATATTCTTAGACGAAATTGGAGATATGCCGTTAACATTGCAATCAAAATTATTGCAGGTACTTCAGGATGGCGAATTTTCGAGAATTGGTGGTAAAAAGGATGTCAAGGTGAATACCTGGGTAGTCTCAGCAACTAACCACAACCTGGAAAATGAGGTTAAGCGAGGTCTTTTTAGAGAAGATCTTTTTTATCGTTTAAATATTATAAAAATCCTGGTGCCTCCCCTCCGCGACAGAAAGGAAGATATACCCATTTTATTTGAGCATTTCCTCTCACGCTATGGTGAGCAGTTTAATCCTGATTTCGTTCTGGATAAAGAAGTACTAGATGTCTTTTCCAGTTACCACTGGCCTGGAAATGTGCGGGAAATGGAAAACTACATAAAAAGGCTCCTGGTCCTGAATGATTGGGAACAATTAAAGGAAGAAATCCTCGATAAAATCCATGCGGCGCCCACAAGAAGGGATATAGCCATAGCGGCGCCGGATGTAAAAGCAAAAGAAAAAATATCCCGGGATGTTCTGGAGAAGTTAATAGATCTGGGTGAAGAAAAAGAGAGGATCATCTCCCTTCCTTCCCTTAAAGAAATCAAAAAACAGGCCCTCCTGAAGATCGAAAAAGAGGTGATAGAGGAAGTTTTAAAAAGAACAAACTGGAATAAAAAAATGGCCGCACGACATCTTAAGATCAGTTATAAGGCCCTGCTCTATAAAATAAAGGAGGCGGACATAAAAAAACCGCCCGATTTAGACAAGGAAAGAAAATGA